Proteins encoded within one genomic window of Haloplanus vescus:
- a CDS encoding DUF7260 family protein, giving the protein MSERIDDALDAVAAERATISAERDALSAFDRRVEELEAVTVSGGPSLLADQRQSDRSLERVRTAYAETLMAVPHYESEYDDTLAESLAAEFGDDLAAALLSGEALTPTIRNAVRAAAAAAQNEREEFLDVLDREAASLEAAAADIDEVRAELRALDDGPLSAQRFDELRRRWQGVRDLEARVDGIGRRRQETIRSHRSDLPGVPTDLSEYLYADLSSPYPVLATLATVGERLTGARRRVERELAATA; this is encoded by the coding sequence ATGAGCGAGCGAATCGACGACGCACTCGACGCCGTCGCGGCCGAGCGAGCGACGATTAGCGCCGAACGCGACGCGCTGTCGGCGTTCGACCGGCGCGTCGAGGAGTTGGAGGCGGTGACCGTCTCGGGCGGGCCGTCGCTGCTGGCCGACCAGCGCCAGTCGGACCGCTCGCTCGAACGCGTCCGCACGGCGTACGCAGAGACGCTGATGGCCGTCCCGCACTACGAATCAGAGTACGACGACACGCTCGCCGAGAGCCTCGCCGCCGAGTTCGGCGACGACTTGGCCGCGGCGCTGCTGAGCGGCGAGGCGCTGACGCCGACGATTCGGAACGCCGTCCGCGCCGCCGCGGCGGCCGCCCAAAACGAGCGTGAGGAGTTCCTCGACGTCTTGGACCGCGAAGCGGCGTCGCTCGAAGCCGCGGCCGCCGATATCGACGAGGTTCGCGCCGAGTTGCGAGCGCTCGACGACGGCCCGCTCTCGGCCCAGCGCTTCGACGAACTGCGGCGGCGCTGGCAGGGGGTTCGTGACCTCGAAGCCCGCGTCGACGGCATCGGGCGCCGGCGCCAAGAGACCATCCGCAGTCACCGGAGCGACCTGCCCGGCGTCCCGACCGACCTGAGCGAGTATCTCTACGCCGACCTGTCGTCGCCGTACCCGGTGCTCGCGACGCTGGCGACGGTTGGCGAGCGACTGACGGGGGCGCGACGGCGCGTCGAACGCGAATTGGCGGCGACGGCCTGA
- a CDS encoding PH domain-containing protein: protein MNRLDPRVRVLWVGRAVVTAVVVGVVAAVATLLVDAIPWWTPVVVSLLALVVGVSVALARYRLWRYEVRDDALYLERGVFTRVRTVVPFVRIQHVDSSRGPLERLVGLASTVVYTAGSRGADVTIPGLTPGGADDLRERLKRLAIRAEGEDAV, encoded by the coding sequence GTGAATCGCCTCGACCCCCGCGTTCGCGTCCTCTGGGTGGGACGGGCCGTCGTCACCGCTGTCGTGGTCGGCGTCGTCGCCGCAGTCGCGACGCTGCTGGTCGACGCCATCCCGTGGTGGACACCGGTCGTCGTCTCGCTGCTCGCCCTCGTCGTCGGCGTGAGCGTCGCGCTGGCGCGGTATCGGCTCTGGCGCTACGAGGTGCGTGACGACGCGCTCTATCTCGAACGCGGCGTGTTCACGCGCGTCCGAACGGTGGTTCCCTTCGTCCGCATCCAGCACGTCGACTCCTCGCGCGGGCCGCTGGAGCGTCTCGTCGGCCTCGCCAGCACCGTCGTCTACACCGCCGGCTCGCGGGGCGCCGACGTGACGATTCCCGGGCTGACACCGGGCGGCGCCGACGACCTGCGCGAGCGGTTGAAGCGCCTCGCCATCCGCGCGGAGGGCGAGGACGCCGTATGA
- a CDS encoding DUF4349 domain-containing protein codes for MNRSRTVVAMLAVLVVLAGCGGSAGSAVSGGDSDVSMTVQESGGGSGSAEDGATAGDTTQNVADGRSIIRTGEVRIRVDDYESSRSNLTAAVEARGGYVADTTQQVHDSDGASWSSGQVVLRVPADNFSRTMTLVEREGTVLESRTSTQDVTDQVVDLQARLDNLRAQRDRLRQLYQNANDTEDVLAVEKRLSEVQTEIEQTEAQLQNLQRRVAYSTITVEMVEPRPDRPAPDHWYDTPVVAAFLESVHGVGVVLRATVVAGAYVAPYLLVFLTPFAVAGGLVYRYRKRLPGGGGGE; via the coding sequence ATGAACCGTTCACGAACGGTCGTCGCGATGCTCGCGGTACTGGTCGTCCTCGCCGGCTGTGGCGGGTCGGCCGGGTCCGCGGTGAGTGGGGGTGACTCCGACGTGTCGATGACCGTCCAAGAGAGCGGCGGCGGCAGTGGGAGCGCCGAAGACGGTGCGACCGCCGGTGACACCACCCAAAACGTCGCCGACGGTCGGTCGATTATCCGGACCGGCGAGGTTCGCATCCGCGTCGACGACTACGAGTCGTCGCGCTCGAACCTGACGGCCGCCGTCGAGGCCCGCGGTGGCTACGTCGCCGACACCACCCAGCAAGTCCACGACAGCGACGGCGCGTCGTGGTCCTCCGGCCAAGTCGTCCTCCGGGTCCCCGCCGACAACTTCTCGCGGACGATGACCCTCGTCGAGCGCGAAGGGACCGTCCTCGAATCGCGAACCTCGACTCAGGACGTGACCGATCAAGTGGTCGACCTGCAGGCTCGCCTCGACAACCTCCGCGCCCAGCGTGACCGCCTCCGCCAACTCTATCAGAACGCCAACGACACCGAAGACGTGCTCGCCGTCGAAAAACGGCTCTCCGAGGTGCAGACGGAAATCGAGCAGACGGAAGCGCAACTCCAGAACCTCCAGCGTCGCGTCGCCTACTCGACCATCACCGTCGAGATGGTCGAACCCCGTCCCGACCGCCCGGCGCCCGACCACTGGTACGACACGCCCGTCGTCGCGGCGTTTCTCGAATCCGTCCACGGCGTCGGCGTCGTCCTCCGTGCGACAGTCGTCGCCGGGGCGTACGTCGCCCCGTACCTGCTCGTCTTCCTCACGCCCTTCGCGGTGGCCGGGGGCCTCGTCTATCGCTACCGGAAGCGACTGCCCGGTGGCGGCGGTGGGGAGTAA
- a CDS encoding aminotransferase class V-fold PLP-dependent enzyme, protein MRPEDLRASIPVCERDVYFNTGASGPAPRPVVEATTDFLEHHEFVAPVAEGAYPAAFEAFDETRGVVAEFLGADPEEIALTESTADGIARVAAAIDWDPGDVVVRTDLEHSAGVVPWWNLREQGVEVRVLETEAGRVDLDELAAAVADARLLCLNSITWNYGTRLPIADIVDIAHEHGTLVLVDGVQSPGQVPIDVEEWGADFVAAAGHKWLLGPWGAGFLYVDREVADDLTPGVVGYRSVVDPGATELELTAGAPRFEVGTTSPAPYRGLTEAIETIEAVGYDTITGRIERLTDRLKDGLGDRLLSPREYESGLVTFTADDPEGLVDRLADEGIHIRSLPYPDAVRASVHVFNTAGDVDALLDAL, encoded by the coding sequence ATGCGACCCGAAGACCTCCGGGCGTCGATTCCGGTCTGTGAGCGCGACGTCTACTTCAACACCGGCGCGTCCGGCCCGGCGCCCCGCCCCGTCGTCGAAGCGACGACCGACTTCCTCGAACACCACGAGTTCGTCGCTCCGGTCGCCGAGGGTGCCTACCCCGCCGCCTTCGAGGCGTTCGACGAGACGCGGGGCGTCGTCGCCGAGTTCCTAGGTGCCGACCCAGAGGAAATCGCCCTCACCGAGAGCACCGCGGACGGCATCGCGCGCGTCGCGGCCGCCATCGACTGGGACCCCGGCGACGTGGTCGTGCGGACCGACCTCGAACACTCCGCGGGCGTGGTCCCGTGGTGGAACCTCCGGGAACAGGGGGTCGAAGTCCGCGTCCTCGAAACCGAGGCGGGCCGAGTCGACCTCGACGAACTCGCCGCGGCCGTCGCGGACGCCCGCCTCCTCTGTCTGAACTCCATCACCTGGAACTACGGGACGCGCCTGCCCATCGCCGACATCGTCGACATCGCCCACGAACACGGGACGCTCGTCCTCGTCGACGGCGTCCAGTCGCCGGGACAGGTACCCATCGACGTGGAGGAGTGGGGCGCCGACTTCGTCGCCGCCGCGGGCCACAAGTGGCTCCTCGGGCCGTGGGGCGCCGGCTTCCTCTACGTCGACCGCGAGGTGGCCGACGACCTGACGCCCGGGGTCGTGGGCTATCGGAGCGTCGTCGACCCCGGCGCGACGGAGTTGGAACTCACCGCCGGCGCGCCACGCTTCGAAGTCGGCACCACGTCGCCTGCGCCCTACCGCGGGCTGACCGAAGCCATCGAGACCATCGAAGCGGTCGGCTACGACACCATCACGGGTCGCATCGAGCGGTTGACCGACCGGCTGAAAGACGGCCTCGGCGACCGGCTTCTCAGCCCGCGCGAGTACGAATCGGGGTTGGTGACGTTCACCGCGGACGACCCCGAGGGACTGGTCGACCGCCTCGCCGACGAGGGGATACACATCCGCTCGCTGCCGTATCCCGATGCGGTCCGGGCGTCGGTCCACGTCTTCAACACCGCGGGCGACGTGGACGCACTCCTCGACGCGCTGTAG